In one window of Rhizobium sp. ACO-34A DNA:
- a CDS encoding Na+/H+ antiporter subunit E, translated as MMFYALALPMAVIWLAITGSASLHNLFLGLVVSLLSLSLIREQTATKGYPIRPLRVALLIGLFFAELAKSAFKVAVLVVKPRMEIKPGIFAYPLTVKGDFEIALLANLITLTPGTLSVDVSEDRKTLYVHALDCSDVEGARRDIADGFERRIREAFE; from the coding sequence ATGATGTTTTATGCGCTCGCTCTTCCCATGGCCGTCATCTGGCTGGCGATCACCGGCAGCGCCTCGCTGCACAACCTGTTTCTCGGCCTCGTCGTTTCGCTACTGTCACTCAGCCTCATTCGCGAACAGACCGCCACGAAAGGCTATCCGATCCGGCCTCTGCGCGTGGCGCTGCTTATCGGGCTCTTCTTCGCGGAACTGGCGAAATCCGCCTTCAAGGTGGCGGTGCTGGTGGTAAAGCCGAGGATGGAGATAAAGCCGGGTATCTTCGCCTATCCCCTGACGGTGAAAGGGGATTTTGAAATCGCCTTGCTCGCCAATCTCATCACGCTCACGCCCGGCACGTTGTCCGTCGATGTTTCGGAGGATCGCAAGACGCTCTACGTGCACGCGCTCGATTGCTCCGACGTGGAGGGCGCCAGGCGCGATATCGCCGACGGTTTCGAGCGCCGGATCAGGGAGGCCTTCGAATGA